The following are encoded together in the Echeneis naucrates chromosome 9, fEcheNa1.1, whole genome shotgun sequence genome:
- the marveld2b gene encoding MARVEL domain-containing protein 2b produces the protein MSSKGAGSVTRIDRVRQIPHYDRVADGSTWWEPDLPPPPAPMHGINQAGSLDPLPPPPLPEQPPVGLDFDYPPSDEEGSIDIHDLKPVRRFIPDSVKNFFRGNSGNRGSKGWSIPPVSHSPAPSSRKSANCNTTVGVPCSPPHSAPPSPSLRSSYLGPYSAQKDQDGLLLGAEALTSASAVPTNLSTQTYQERVEEYHLRYAYMKSWAGLLRILGCVQLLLGAAVFACVCAYVHKDNEWFNMYGYSQPQLFGGLGGGASAYGHSSGSYTGPKTPFVLVVAGLAWIVTVILVVLGMTLYYRAILLDSSWWPLTECAINLVMAVLYIAAGVVYVRDTTRGGLCNMPVFNNGLNGAFCRTEAGQTAAIVFLFINMVLYFISAGVCLKLWRHEAARMRKEGLQQEIASSVPLSVLGSASRASEQTPLPTLHTDLMDSNSAAEPLIRLEPEVRQGYIPAGHIPKPVVIADYVAKYSSIHSDEERDQYKAVFNDQYAEYKELHSEVEVMAKRFEEMDQMIQNLPSQPSSQMEKERISSILMEYQRKKADPTYLEKRERCEYLKNKLSHIKQKIQEYNMEQSNSN, from the exons ATGTCTTCAAAAGGAGCTGGTTCTGTCACCAGGATCGACCGGGTGCGGCAGATCCCACACTATGACCGAGTCGCTGATGGTTCTACATGGTGGGAACCGGATCTCCCCCCACCACCTGCACCTATGCATGGAATAAACCAGGCCGGCAGCTTAGAccccctgccccctccccctctccctgaACAGCCACCTGTTGGGCTTGACTTTGACTACCCCCCCAGTGATGAGGAGGGCAGCATCGACATCCATGACCTTAAGCCGGTCCGCCGCTTCATTCCAGACTCTGTCAAGAACTTCTTCCGTGGAAATAGTGGTAACCGTGGCAGCAAGGGTTGGTCCATCCCACCTGTCTCTCACTCACCAGCCCCTTCATCCAGGAAGAGTGCCAACTGCAACACCACAGTAGGGGTCCCCTGCTCACCTCCCCACTCTGcccctccatctccatctcttcGCAGCTCCTATTTGGGTCCCTATTCTGCTCAGAAGGACCAAGATGGGCTGCTGCTGGGGGCCGAAGCCCTCACCTCTGCATCTGCAGTGCCAACCAATCTCTCTACCCAGACCTATCAGGAGCGGGTGGAGGAGTATCACCTGCGCTATGCCTACATGAAGTCCTGGGCTGGTCTGCTACGGATCCTGGGCTGTGTGCAGCTCTTGCTTGGAGCAGCTGTGTTTGCTTGCGTCTGTGCTTATGTTCATAAGGACAACGAGTGGTTCAATATGTATGGATATTCCCAACCACAATTGTTTGGGGGTCTCGGTGGAGGTGCAAGTGCATATGGACATAGCAGTGGTTCCTACACAGGTCCCAAGACCCCCTTTGTTCTGGTGGTGGCTGGTCTTGCTTGGATAGTGACCGTTATACTGGTTGTTCTCGGGATGACCTTATACTACAGAGCCATCCTTCTAGACTCGTCTTGGTGGCCACTCACAGAGTGTGCAATCAATCTGGTCATGGCTGTGCTGTATATCGCAGCAGGGGTAGTATACGTCAGGGACACCACTCGAGGGGGGCTATGCAATATGCCGGTCTTCAATAATGGATTAAATGGAGCGTTCTGTCGCACAGAGGCTGGACAGACAGCAGCCattgtcttcctcttcatcaacaTGGTGCTCTACTTCATCAGCGCAGGAGTGTGTCTGAAGCTGTGGAGGCATGAAGCGGCCAGGATGAGGAAGGAGGGGCTGCAACAAGAG ATTGCATCATCGGTTCCCCTGTCTGTA CTGGGTTCAGCCTCCAGGGCCTCAGAGCAGACTCCTCTGCCCACCCTCCATACAGACCTCATGGACAGCAACTCTGCAGCTGAACCTCTGATTAGGCTGGAGCCAGAGGTCCGCCAAGGTTACATCCCAGCTGGGCACATCCCAAAGCCTGTTGTTATAGCCGACTATGTAGC GAAGTACTCCAGCATCCACTCAGATGAGGAGAGAGACCAGTACAAGGCTGTGTTCAATGACCAGTACGCTGAGTACAAGGAGCTGCACTCTGAGGTTGAGGTCATGGCCAAAAGGTTTGAAGAGATGGACCAGATGATACAGAACCTTCCCTCCCAGCCTTCAAGCCAAATG GAGAAGGAGCGgatcagcagcattttaatggAATATCAGAGGAAGAAAGCT GACCCAACATATctggagaaaagggagaggTGTGAGTACCTGAAGAACAAGCTCTCTCATATCAAACAGAAGATCCAGGAGTACAACATGGAACAGAGTAATAGCAACTAA
- the sdf2l1 gene encoding stromal cell-derived factor 2-like protein 1: MEILVSVRVFVQSLLIVLLWSGAEGRESELNYVTCGSLVKLLNTRHNVRLHSHDVKYGSGSGQQSVTGVENADDANSYWQIRGKPNRPCQRGVAIKCGQAIRITHMKTGRNLHTHHFSSPLSNNQEVSAFGENGEGDDLDVWAVQCDGTYWERDETVRFKHVGTDVFLSVTGEQYGHPIRGQREVHGMSSSNQHNWWRAMEGVFIQPSQELVRHDEL, encoded by the exons ATGGAGATACTAGTGTCGGTCCGCGTCTTCGTCCAGTCCCTGCTGATTGTGCTGCTGTGGTCCGGCGCTGAGGGCCGAGAGTCGGAGCTGAACTACGTGACCTGCGGCTCGCTGGTCAAGCTGCTCAACACCAGGCACAACGTCCGGCTCCATTCCCACGATGTCAAGTACGGCTCAG gcagtGGACAGCAGTCCGTAACTGGGGTGGAAAACGCAGATGATGCCAACAGTTATTGGCAGATTCGTGGGAAGCCCAACCGTCCATGTCAGCGTGGGGTAGCTATCAAGTGTGGCCAGGCCATCCGcattacacacatgaagaccGGCCGAAACCTCCACACACATCACTTCAGCTCACCGCTGTCCAATAACCAG gAAGTTAGCGCCTTTGGGGAAAATGGTGAGGGTGATGACCTGGATGTGTGGGCTGTGCAATGTGATGGCACCTACTGGGAGCGTGACGAAACTGTACGCTTCAAACACGTGGGCACGGACGTGTTCCTGAGCGTGACGGGCGAGCAGTACGGCCACCCCATCCGTGGCCAACGTGAGGTGCATGGCATGAGCTCTTCCAACCAGCACAATTGGTGGCGTGCCATGGAGGGCGTCTTCATACAGCCCAGCCAGGAGCTGGTGCGCCACGATGAgctctga